In Desulfuromonas sp. KJ2020, a single window of DNA contains:
- a CDS encoding phospholipase A: MKKWTAFPRLFYRVLRPSLPFLLVLLILPAVSGAEENGNTENLPAEALTAPVESAITQRRAFEKKMSASRFAIMPHKPNYLLPATYNSSVNNEPYTGTDRNLELKEIEVKFQVSFKTPLWERIAGRGTLYAGYTQQSHWQAYNSDASSPFRETNYQPEIFLTFDNDYSLLGVRNRLITLGFEHQSNGRSEPLSRSWNRLYAQFAFERGNLYFALRPWYRLPESRSSDDNPDIHKYMGYGEFNAVYTWGNHRFGLMLRNNFRAENYGAVQVDWSFPLHPRFDGYIQYFNGYGESLIDYNHSTNRIGVGIIIANWL; encoded by the coding sequence ATGAAAAAATGGACCGCATTTCCCCGCCTCTTTTACCGCGTTTTACGGCCGAGCCTGCCGTTTTTGCTGGTTCTGCTGATCCTGCCTGCGGTTAGCGGGGCCGAGGAGAACGGCAACACGGAAAACCTCCCGGCCGAAGCCCTCACCGCGCCCGTTGAATCGGCTATCACCCAGCGGCGGGCCTTTGAAAAAAAGATGTCGGCCAGCCGTTTCGCCATCATGCCGCACAAACCGAACTACCTGCTGCCCGCCACGTACAATTCTTCGGTCAACAACGAACCCTACACGGGCACGGACCGCAACCTGGAACTTAAGGAGATAGAAGTCAAATTTCAGGTCAGCTTCAAAACGCCGCTGTGGGAGCGCATCGCCGGCCGAGGCACCCTGTACGCCGGCTATACTCAACAATCCCATTGGCAGGCCTACAACAGCGATGCCTCCTCACCCTTTCGGGAAACGAACTATCAGCCTGAAATCTTCCTCACTTTCGACAACGACTATTCTCTGCTGGGTGTGCGCAACCGCCTCATCACTCTGGGTTTCGAACACCAGTCCAACGGACGCAGTGAGCCCCTGTCCCGCAGCTGGAACCGTCTCTACGCCCAATTCGCCTTTGAGCGGGGCAACCTCTATTTCGCCCTGCGCCCCTGGTATCGCCTCCCCGAAAGCCGTTCCAGCGACGACAATCCCGATATTCACAAATATATGGGCTACGGAGAATTCAACGCCGTCTACACCTGGGGGAACCATCGCTTCGGCCTGATGCTGCGCAACAACTTCCGCGCGGAAAACTACGGTGCCGTCCAGGTCGACTGGAGCTTCCCTCTACACCCCCGCTTCGATGGCTACATCCAGTACTTCAATGGCTACGGCGAAAGCCTGATCGACTACAACCATTCCACCAACCGCATTGGCGTGGGAATTATTATCGCCAACTGGCTGTAA
- the epmA gene encoding EF-P lysine aminoacylase EpmA, with product MDPNWALTRKRLNLEKRARILHRIRAFFMDSGYLEVSTPHRVPTNAPESTIDAVTSEGWYLHTSPELCMKRLLAAGYERIFQICPCWRHQERGSRHLPEFTMLEWYGTGMNYQGLMEECEDLLTCLVPDGTLRWQGQSLPLTPPWEQLTVREAFRRYGSVSLEQALATDTFDEVIAFEIEPKLGRERPTFLIEYPAELAALARRKPGQPEVAERFELYVLGMELANAFSELTDAPEQRQRFEAEEARRQAAGKPPYPPAEKFLTELLLMPEAAGIALGLDRLVMLLANAGTIDEVVAFTPEEL from the coding sequence ATGGACCCGAACTGGGCTCTGACCAGAAAACGTCTGAACCTTGAAAAAAGAGCCCGGATTCTGCACAGAATCCGGGCCTTTTTTATGGATTCCGGCTATCTTGAGGTGAGCACCCCCCATCGCGTACCCACCAATGCCCCCGAGAGCACCATCGATGCCGTGACCAGTGAAGGCTGGTACCTGCACACCTCGCCGGAGCTCTGCATGAAGCGCCTGCTGGCGGCCGGTTACGAGCGGATTTTCCAGATCTGCCCCTGCTGGCGTCATCAGGAGAGAGGGAGCCGCCATCTCCCCGAGTTCACCATGCTCGAATGGTATGGTACCGGCATGAACTACCAGGGGCTCATGGAGGAATGCGAAGACCTGCTGACCTGCCTGGTTCCCGACGGCACTCTGCGCTGGCAGGGACAGTCGCTGCCATTGACACCTCCGTGGGAGCAGCTGACCGTCCGTGAGGCCTTTCGCCGGTACGGCTCCGTCAGCTTGGAGCAGGCCCTGGCAACGGACACCTTCGACGAGGTGATCGCTTTTGAGATCGAACCGAAGCTAGGCCGCGAACGACCAACCTTCCTCATCGAGTATCCGGCCGAGCTGGCGGCCCTGGCCCGCCGCAAACCGGGACAGCCGGAAGTGGCGGAACGCTTTGAGCTTTATGTCCTGGGGATGGAACTGGCCAATGCCTTCTCGGAGCTGACGGATGCGCCCGAACAGCGCCAGCGTTTTGAGGCCGAGGAGGCCAGGCGGCAGGCCGCCGGCAAGCCTCCTTACCCGCCGGCAGAGAAATTTCTGACGGAGCTGCTGCTTATGCCGGAAGCGGCAGGCATTGCCCTGGGACTCGACCGGCTCGTCATGCTGCTGGCCAATGCCGGCACCATTGACGAAGTCGTCGCCTTCACCCCGGAGGAGCTGTGA
- the efp gene encoding elongation factor P: protein MYTCADLKKGLKLMIEGEPHVIVQFDFTKPGKGQALYKCKLRNMITGSLFDRTYRSGESFEPAALEDRDMQYLYQDEEGYVFMDNKSFEQVTLTEETLGDDKYFLKDNMEVKILMYNGRGIGITLPNFVNLRVTQADPWVKGDTAAGNNKPATVESGYNLAVPSFVEEGDLIQIDTRTGDYVTRVKE from the coding sequence ATGTACACCTGTGCAGACCTCAAAAAAGGCCTCAAGCTGATGATTGAAGGCGAGCCCCATGTCATCGTCCAATTCGACTTCACCAAGCCCGGCAAGGGGCAGGCCCTTTACAAGTGTAAACTGCGCAACATGATCACCGGCTCCCTCTTCGACCGCACCTACCGCTCCGGCGAAAGCTTCGAGCCCGCCGCCCTGGAAGACCGCGATATGCAGTACCTTTACCAGGACGAAGAAGGCTACGTCTTTATGGACAACAAGAGCTTTGAGCAGGTCACTCTGACCGAAGAGACGCTGGGAGACGACAAATACTTCCTCAAAGACAACATGGAAGTGAAAATCCTCATGTACAACGGCCGCGGCATCGGCATCACCCTGCCGAATTTCGTCAACCTGCGCGTCACCCAGGCCGATCCCTGGGTCAAGGGGGATACCGCTGCCGGCAACAACAAACCCGCCACGGTCGAAAGCGGTTACAATCTGGCCGTCCCCTCCTTTGTCGAGGAAGGGGATCTCATTCAGATCGACACCCGCACCGGCGACTACGTCACCCGCGTCAAGGAATAA
- a CDS encoding elongation factor P, which produces MITTADFKRGLVIQLDNAPCLILDLTTQSPSARGGNTLVKTKYRNLLTGQVLEKTFKAGDKADEADFERRKGQFLYPSGDGGVFMDLENYEQYELDEELFEPIKGFLLEGADVQLGVFEGRVVSVDPPMIVELLVTETAPAIKNATATAQTKDAVLETGMHIQVPGYLEAGERVKVDTREARFVSRA; this is translated from the coding sequence ATGATCACCACAGCCGATTTCAAACGGGGCCTCGTCATTCAGCTGGATAACGCCCCCTGTCTTATTCTGGATCTGACCACCCAGTCGCCTTCCGCCCGCGGCGGCAATACCCTGGTCAAAACCAAGTATCGCAATCTGCTCACCGGCCAGGTGCTGGAAAAGACCTTCAAGGCGGGAGACAAGGCCGATGAAGCCGATTTCGAACGGCGCAAAGGACAATTTCTCTATCCTTCCGGGGATGGCGGCGTCTTCATGGATCTGGAAAACTACGAACAGTACGAACTGGATGAAGAACTCTTTGAGCCGATCAAGGGGTTTCTGCTGGAGGGCGCCGACGTGCAACTCGGCGTTTTCGAAGGGCGGGTCGTCAGCGTCGATCCTCCCATGATCGTCGAACTGCTGGTCACCGAAACGGCCCCAGCGATCAAGAACGCCACGGCAACGGCCCAGACCAAGGACGCGGTACTTGAGACGGGTATGCATATTCAGGTTCCCGGTTACCTCGAAGCCGGCGAGCGCGTCAAGGTCGACACCCGCGAAGCACGTTTCGTCTCTCGCGCCTGA
- a CDS encoding OFA family MFS transporter, producing MSEQSSSRGWTVVLAGTGINLALGILYAYSMLKGDIAKLFDGAGDPYATACLAFALSMIIGGKMQDKVGPRMTAIVGGLLVGAGFLVCSQTSSYWGWIFGFGVLAGLGFGFGYSAATPPALKWFSSAKTGLIAGIVVSGFGIAPVYLAPLSKYLLGSYGLHSTMMILGIAFIVIVCGMALLVANPPAGYVPAGSAPAAAAKKSAAVEKTPGEMLREGRFYTLWLTYFIGAGAGLMVIGSIAGIAKQSMGELAFIAVAVMAVGNAAGRVVAGVLSDKIGRATTLTIMLVFQAVLMFGAISVVGNTNSSAVIVTLLATFIGFNYGTNLSLFPSFAKDYWGVKNYGMNYGILFSAWGIGAFVLVKLSAALNAKFGGFTTSFMVAGIMLLVGAMMSLSLRPKKAEVAVEVPVAVGVEEEELAYQEASK from the coding sequence ATGTCTGAACAGTCGAGCAGTAGAGGTTGGACCGTTGTTTTGGCCGGGACCGGAATAAACCTGGCTCTGGGTATTCTTTATGCTTACAGCATGCTCAAGGGAGATATCGCCAAGCTGTTCGATGGCGCGGGCGACCCCTATGCGACTGCCTGCCTGGCCTTTGCCCTGTCCATGATTATCGGCGGCAAGATGCAGGACAAAGTCGGTCCCCGCATGACTGCCATTGTCGGCGGTCTTCTGGTCGGCGCCGGCTTTCTGGTCTGCTCCCAGACTTCCAGCTACTGGGGCTGGATATTCGGTTTCGGCGTCCTGGCCGGCCTCGGCTTCGGTTTCGGCTATTCGGCCGCCACGCCTCCCGCCCTCAAGTGGTTCTCTTCGGCCAAAACGGGCCTGATCGCCGGTATCGTCGTTTCCGGTTTCGGCATCGCCCCGGTTTATCTGGCGCCTCTGAGCAAGTACCTGCTCGGCAGCTATGGTCTGCATAGCACCATGATGATCCTCGGTATCGCTTTCATCGTCATCGTCTGCGGTATGGCCCTGCTGGTTGCCAATCCGCCGGCTGGTTATGTCCCGGCTGGTTCTGCTCCCGCTGCCGCCGCCAAGAAGAGCGCCGCGGTGGAGAAGACCCCCGGCGAAATGCTGCGTGAAGGCCGCTTCTACACCCTGTGGCTGACCTACTTCATCGGTGCCGGCGCCGGCCTGATGGTCATCGGCAGCATCGCTGGCATTGCCAAGCAGAGCATGGGCGAGTTGGCCTTTATCGCCGTGGCCGTCATGGCTGTGGGTAATGCTGCCGGCCGCGTTGTCGCCGGCGTCCTTTCCGACAAAATCGGTCGTGCCACCACCCTGACCATCATGCTGGTCTTCCAGGCCGTTCTCATGTTCGGTGCCATTTCGGTTGTTGGCAACACCAATTCGAGTGCTGTAATCGTCACCCTGCTGGCCACCTTCATCGGCTTCAACTACGGCACCAACCTGTCCCTTTTCCCCTCCTTCGCCAAGGATTACTGGGGCGTCAAGAATTACGGCATGAACTATGGCATTCTGTTTTCCGCCTGGGGTATCGGGGCCTTCGTCCTGGTCAAACTGTCGGCGGCTCTCAACGCCAAGTTCGGCGGCTTCACCACCTCTTTTATGGTCGCCGGGATCATGCTGCTGGTTGGCGCCATGATGTCTCTGTCGCTGCGCCCCAAAAAGGCCGAAGTGGCCGTCGAAGTGCCGGTTGCAGTTGGCGTCGAGGAAGAGGAACTGGCCTATCAGGAAGCTTCCAAGTAA
- a CDS encoding CDP-alcohol phosphatidyltransferase family protein: MTVYTSILVEIALPVLLMLGAERFAVTYFLRTPAQVAWVRSHTWLHPNSISRARYPMGFVSATFLHMGYPKLSFLFFTFWMITDITDGDIARKCDLHTEEGETIDPFSDKLMYTPMLVYLSWRGWLNPYLVGFFLTFDIAGQLSRYFIKVKAANLFGKAKTFLVVVLLIVVGLEWIYGPLPLLGRSIQPLMGMVAALAFCSTFFKLIPNYWYANILSILNLVCGLAGCWVILAGHPAVYALGLVFLGQFLDLFDGRAAERWGSTPQGELFDDVADGTSFGLTVGLIVTASFAKLWVGALIGALYVGAVVYRLVRFVVEKRKAGIAGGVGTFAGMPSPAGALLAGTTCVLIPSDLVAAFIVVATSLLMVSRVPYPHFGRTVLPKIPKIAKVLFLGVFLFLLALGVRRDHYTAALVVCMIAAVSYLVSPLFWKKSDSRDALS; this comes from the coding sequence ATGACCGTATATACTTCCATTCTCGTTGAAATCGCTCTTCCGGTGCTGCTGATGCTGGGTGCCGAGCGCTTTGCCGTTACCTATTTTCTGCGAACCCCTGCCCAGGTGGCCTGGGTGCGTTCTCATACCTGGCTCCACCCCAATTCCATCAGCCGGGCCCGTTATCCCATGGGCTTTGTGTCCGCCACTTTTTTGCACATGGGCTACCCGAAGTTGAGTTTTCTGTTCTTCACCTTCTGGATGATTACCGACATCACCGATGGTGATATTGCCCGCAAGTGTGACCTTCACACGGAGGAGGGGGAGACCATCGATCCCTTCTCCGATAAGCTCATGTACACGCCCATGCTGGTTTATCTCTCCTGGCGGGGCTGGCTCAATCCTTACCTCGTTGGCTTCTTTCTGACCTTCGATATTGCCGGCCAACTCTCCCGCTATTTTATCAAGGTCAAGGCAGCCAACCTCTTCGGTAAGGCCAAGACCTTTCTGGTCGTGGTTCTGTTGATCGTCGTCGGCCTGGAATGGATCTACGGCCCCTTGCCGCTTTTGGGCCGATCCATTCAGCCGCTGATGGGCATGGTCGCCGCCCTGGCTTTCTGTTCCACCTTTTTCAAGCTTATCCCCAACTACTGGTATGCCAATATCCTCAGTATCCTCAACCTGGTGTGCGGCCTGGCCGGGTGCTGGGTGATCCTCGCCGGGCACCCGGCCGTCTATGCCCTGGGGCTGGTTTTTCTCGGGCAGTTTCTCGACCTTTTTGATGGCAGAGCGGCGGAGCGCTGGGGGTCAACCCCCCAGGGCGAGCTTTTTGACGATGTGGCCGATGGCACGAGTTTCGGACTGACCGTCGGACTTATTGTCACGGCCTCGTTTGCCAAACTGTGGGTTGGGGCTCTGATCGGGGCCCTCTATGTTGGCGCTGTGGTTTACCGCCTGGTGCGTTTTGTGGTGGAGAAAAGAAAGGCCGGGATCGCCGGTGGGGTAGGAACTTTTGCGGGAATGCCTTCTCCGGCCGGTGCGTTGCTGGCGGGCACGACCTGCGTGCTGATTCCCAGTGATCTGGTGGCAGCCTTCATCGTGGTGGCGACCTCATTGCTGATGGTCTCGCGGGTGCCTTATCCCCACTTTGGCCGAACGGTGCTGCCCAAAATCCCCAAAATCGCCAAGGTGCTTTTTCTGGGGGTTTTCCTGTTTCTTCTTGCCCTGGGTGTACGCCGCGATCATTATACCGCCGCCCTGGTGGTTTGCATGATAGCCGCCGTGTCGTATCTGGTTTCGCCCCTGTTCTGGAAAAAATCCGATAGCCGCGACGCCCTGAGCTGA
- a CDS encoding ATP-binding protein, with product MPSDREPGNTPNQQMAQMRAEIELLRQELRESQAAYSRLAAQEARYRSLMELAADAIFLGDTQGNITAANASALTLTGYEKDEIIGRNISCLFSDEERRANPLRYDLLKAGKVLLTERNLSRKDGSTVPVAMNSKMMPDETYHTAIRDISKAKHLEEETNTAHRELERFVYTISHDLRTPLAAIIGFADFLQNEHEKQWDEQTEDILREIEKAGTKMLKLLEDLLCLATVGRLERPKSPVSAAEVVNSVLAELKSRPDHAGTRVSIGELPSLHVPETFLTQVFSNLIGNALRYASKTTEGINIGGEAQGHRVRFFVRDHGRGISEIERERIFEVFFRGENAQKTEGSGLGLAIVQKVAQAYGGKAWLEDTPGGGCTFWVEMEDVPPAV from the coding sequence ATGCCCTCAGACCGAGAACCCGGCAACACCCCAAATCAGCAGATGGCCCAGATGCGGGCAGAGATTGAGCTGCTTCGGCAAGAGTTGCGTGAAAGTCAGGCGGCCTATTCCAGACTGGCAGCCCAGGAGGCCCGCTACCGCTCCCTGATGGAGCTGGCGGCCGATGCTATCTTTTTGGGAGACACTCAGGGCAACATTACGGCGGCCAACGCCAGCGCCTTGACACTGACCGGATACGAGAAGGACGAAATCATCGGCAGGAATATCTCCTGCCTCTTTTCTGACGAAGAACGAAGGGCTAACCCCCTGCGTTATGACCTGCTCAAAGCCGGCAAGGTACTGCTGACCGAGCGGAATCTGTCCAGAAAAGACGGCTCCACGGTCCCCGTTGCCATGAACAGCAAAATGATGCCTGACGAAACTTACCACACGGCCATCCGCGACATCAGCAAGGCGAAGCACCTTGAAGAGGAGACAAACACCGCGCACAGAGAGTTGGAACGATTTGTCTATACTATCTCCCACGATCTGCGCACGCCGCTGGCGGCCATCATCGGGTTTGCCGATTTTCTGCAGAACGAGCATGAAAAGCAATGGGATGAGCAGACGGAAGACATTCTCAGGGAGATTGAAAAAGCAGGCACCAAAATGCTGAAGCTCCTGGAGGACCTGCTCTGCCTGGCCACTGTGGGTCGCCTGGAACGACCGAAATCGCCGGTCTCCGCCGCAGAGGTGGTCAACTCCGTGCTGGCCGAACTGAAAAGCCGACCAGACCATGCCGGCACCCGGGTTTCGATCGGCGAGCTCCCTTCCTTGCATGTCCCCGAAACCTTTCTTACCCAGGTTTTCAGCAATCTGATCGGCAACGCCCTGCGCTACGCGAGTAAGACTACCGAAGGTATCAACATCGGGGGGGAAGCACAGGGCCACCGGGTCCGCTTTTTTGTGCGGGACCATGGCAGAGGGATTTCAGAAATAGAGCGTGAAAGAATTTTCGAGGTTTTCTTCCGGGGTGAAAATGCCCAGAAGACCGAAGGTTCTGGCCTGGGCCTCGCGATCGTACAGAAAGTAGCCCAGGCCTACGGCGGTAAAGCCTGGCTCGAAGATACGCCCGGCGGCGGCTGCACCTTCTGGGTCGAAATGGAGGATGTCCCGCCCGCTGTCTGA
- a CDS encoding acetate uptake transporter: MMNKSTVSILPLSSVTVSSAPLGLLGLGLTALLFGLHLTGLFTVNSQILATCMFYGGAGQILVGIMEWRRQHTFCAVTCTAFGLFWISLIALIILPEGHSGAAPKTAELVSYLAMWGLFSFVFLINAQVPGPLKLVFAGMAGMILTLAAAISLASPALQILAGSFGLLVATMALYAAMTPPLRQFFASTSKS, translated from the coding sequence ATGATGAACAAATCCACGGTTTCAATCCTTCCCCTATCCTCCGTCACTGTCAGCTCCGCCCCTCTGGGCCTTTTGGGTCTGGGACTCACGGCCCTGCTCTTTGGTTTGCATCTTACGGGGCTTTTCACTGTAAACAGCCAAATTCTGGCGACCTGCATGTTTTACGGCGGCGCCGGACAGATTCTTGTCGGCATCATGGAGTGGCGGCGGCAGCACACCTTCTGCGCTGTGACCTGCACAGCCTTTGGCCTATTCTGGATATCCCTGATTGCCCTGATCATTCTGCCCGAAGGCCATTCAGGGGCTGCGCCTAAAACTGCCGAACTCGTCTCCTATCTCGCCATGTGGGGGCTTTTCTCTTTTGTATTCCTGATCAACGCCCAGGTTCCAGGCCCACTCAAGTTGGTCTTTGCCGGCATGGCCGGCATGATTCTGACTCTGGCGGCGGCAATTTCCCTGGCCAGTCCGGCTCTGCAGATTCTCGCCGGTTCTTTTGGCCTGCTGGTCGCCACCATGGCCCTGTATGCCGCCATGACACCCCCCTTGCGCCAGTTCTTCGCCAGCACCTCAAAGAGCTGA
- a CDS encoding sigma-54 dependent transcriptional regulator, translating to MASKRIMLIDNEEGLCRMMEAILTDNGYAAKAYTRSFEAVEEFKGSDWDLVISDVKMPGMDGLEVLQRIKEKCPGMPVIMITAFATVEMSIQALRRGAYDILTKPFEPEELLYRVKNALKQTELLEENQELRQELVGKFRFDNIIGATTGLRPLMETVAKIAIRDTSVLITGESGTGKELIAQAIHYNSPRRDKRFLAINCGALPESLLESELFGYKKGAFTGATENRQGLLEAADGGTLFLDEVGNLPMNVQKTLLRFLQEQEFHRIGDTRPTKVNVRILSATNADLLADVEKGTFREDLYYRLNVVNLRLPPLRERRGDIPLLVTHFIKQQNEKFGTQIKGLSSEALQAACQFSWPGNIRQLRNVLEASMAIETAEVIQLDTLAQFIDTGKETTAEPDLSSDNENDYSSALADFETRYLKSLLQKTGGNVEAAAREAGMNMATIYRKLKKYEISREDFS from the coding sequence ATGGCTTCTAAACGCATCATGCTCATTGACAACGAAGAGGGCCTCTGTCGGATGATGGAGGCGATCCTGACTGACAACGGCTACGCGGCCAAAGCCTATACGCGCTCTTTTGAAGCGGTAGAAGAATTCAAGGGCTCCGATTGGGACCTGGTCATCAGCGACGTCAAAATGCCGGGCATGGATGGCCTTGAAGTGCTACAGCGCATCAAGGAAAAATGCCCCGGCATGCCCGTCATTATGATTACGGCCTTCGCCACCGTGGAGATGTCTATCCAGGCGCTGCGGCGGGGGGCCTACGATATCCTGACCAAACCTTTTGAGCCCGAGGAACTCCTCTACCGAGTCAAAAACGCCCTCAAGCAGACCGAACTTCTCGAAGAAAACCAGGAACTGCGCCAGGAACTGGTGGGCAAGTTCCGCTTCGACAACATCATCGGCGCCACCACCGGCCTGCGCCCTCTCATGGAGACGGTGGCAAAGATCGCCATCCGCGATACCTCCGTGCTCATCACCGGCGAGTCGGGTACCGGCAAGGAATTGATCGCCCAGGCCATTCACTACAACAGCCCGCGCCGCGATAAACGTTTTCTCGCCATCAACTGTGGCGCCTTGCCCGAGTCCCTGCTCGAAAGCGAACTCTTCGGCTACAAAAAAGGCGCCTTCACAGGGGCGACGGAGAACAGACAGGGGCTGCTGGAAGCGGCGGATGGCGGCACCCTCTTCCTCGACGAAGTCGGCAACCTGCCGATGAACGTACAGAAAACCCTGCTGCGGTTTCTGCAGGAGCAGGAATTTCATCGCATCGGCGATACCCGCCCCACCAAAGTGAACGTTCGCATCCTGTCGGCCACCAACGCCGACCTGCTTGCCGACGTCGAAAAGGGCACCTTTCGCGAAGATCTCTACTACCGTCTCAACGTGGTGAATCTCAGGCTCCCTCCCCTGCGGGAGCGCCGCGGGGACATCCCTCTGCTCGTGACCCACTTCATCAAGCAGCAGAACGAGAAATTCGGCACCCAGATCAAGGGGCTCTCCAGTGAAGCACTCCAGGCGGCCTGCCAGTTTTCCTGGCCTGGCAATATTCGCCAGCTGCGCAACGTACTGGAAGCCTCTATGGCGATAGAAACCGCAGAAGTCATCCAGCTTGACACCCTGGCTCAGTTCATCGACACGGGAAAAGAAACAACCGCGGAGCCAGACCTTTCCTCGGACAACGAAAACGACTATTCATCGGCACTGGCCGATTTCGAGACCCGCTACCTCAAAAGTCTGCTGCAGAAAACAGGCGGCAACGTCGAAGCCGCCGCCCGCGAAGCCGGTATGAACATGGCCACTATCTATCGAAAACTCAAAAAGTACGAAATCAGTCGAGAGGATTTCTCCTGA
- a CDS encoding cache domain-containing protein, whose product MSKYLFGFVKNLRLRPKMLVIVLPVVLIPIFIVGALIGVTATKQAYRGITQTSMDDLDHMAGFTLDLLNSHYQQFQVYKQDKRKSFTEDMGVLANFAYNLVEAQHQQYRSGSLTLEQAKAEAKTALKKTAVGETGYIYAITTAGELKVHVAREGENIIDEKDECGRYFIREMTENALRSKTDEVQFITYPWRNEILGDTAPRRKIAAYRYFREWDWIIAVSSYLDETYEDLAFETRSLEELKDKLKSKKVGKTGYIFCMDSEGEFTVHPEAEGQNHYDAVDSEGNHFLQEMIEKKNGWIRYPWLNPGEASPRMKIVRYVYFAPWDWIVGVGSYEDEFYQEANLIKWRIVTAMLLLPLFVGIAAVILIFLASKILTEPINHMIEVIRQVKQGRLDVQMQVETRDELGELATTFNRMTGIIKRNQEMEAALAQQGKMASLGILSSGVAHEINNPLGVILGYASYMEGKIPPEDPNYKYIHEIKRESKRCKKIVQDLLSYARTPKPTLEETDINDLLTQITDFAANHTDMHHVSVVRDFARDLPRIPVDGDQMRQVAINLILNAGPAMAEGGQLVVGTRMGDDGYLHLSFRDNGCGIPPENVEKIFEPFFTTKARGTGLGLAITKQIIEQHHGKITLESTVGEGTTVTVLLPVTQEENSYGF is encoded by the coding sequence ATGAGCAAGTACCTTTTCGGTTTTGTCAAAAACCTCAGGCTTCGCCCGAAAATGCTGGTGATCGTGCTGCCGGTGGTCCTCATCCCGATTTTTATCGTGGGGGCGCTCATCGGTGTGACCGCGACCAAGCAGGCCTATCGCGGCATCACCCAGACGAGTATGGATGACCTCGACCATATGGCGGGCTTTACACTCGACCTGCTCAACTCCCACTACCAGCAGTTCCAGGTCTACAAGCAGGATAAACGCAAGTCCTTCACCGAAGACATGGGTGTGCTCGCCAACTTTGCCTACAACCTCGTTGAAGCCCAGCATCAGCAGTATCGGAGTGGCAGTCTCACTTTGGAGCAGGCCAAGGCGGAAGCCAAGACGGCCTTGAAAAAAACGGCCGTGGGAGAAACGGGCTATATCTACGCCATTACCACGGCGGGAGAGCTCAAGGTTCATGTGGCCCGGGAAGGGGAAAACATCATCGATGAAAAGGACGAATGCGGCCGCTATTTCATTCGCGAGATGACGGAAAACGCCCTCCGCTCAAAAACGGACGAAGTTCAGTTCATCACCTACCCCTGGCGCAACGAAATCCTTGGCGACACGGCTCCCCGTCGCAAAATCGCCGCCTACCGTTATTTTCGGGAGTGGGACTGGATCATCGCCGTCAGCAGCTATCTCGACGAAACCTACGAAGATCTGGCGTTTGAAACCCGCTCCCTCGAAGAGCTTAAAGACAAACTCAAAAGCAAGAAGGTCGGCAAAACCGGCTATATCTTCTGCATGGACAGTGAAGGTGAATTCACCGTACACCCCGAGGCGGAGGGGCAGAACCATTACGATGCCGTTGATTCGGAAGGGAATCATTTTCTGCAGGAGATGATCGAAAAGAAAAACGGCTGGATCCGCTATCCCTGGCTGAACCCGGGAGAGGCCAGCCCGCGCATGAAAATTGTGCGTTACGTCTACTTTGCTCCCTGGGACTGGATTGTCGGCGTTGGCTCCTACGAAGACGAGTTCTATCAGGAGGCCAATCTCATCAAATGGCGCATCGTTACCGCCATGCTGCTGCTGCCTCTTTTCGTGGGCATAGCGGCGGTCATCCTGATTTTTCTAGCCTCCAAAATCCTGACGGAGCCCATCAACCACATGATCGAGGTCATCCGTCAGGTCAAGCAGGGCCGACTCGATGTGCAGATGCAGGTGGAGACCCGGGACGAACTGGGAGAACTGGCCACCACCTTCAACCGCATGACCGGTATCATCAAACGTAATCAGGAAATGGAGGCCGCCTTGGCCCAGCAGGGCAAAATGGCCTCCCTGGGAATCCTCTCTTCCGGCGTCGCTCACGAAATCAACAACCCTTTGGGCGTCATTCTGGGTTATGCCAGCTACATGGAAGGCAAGATCCCACCGGAAGATCCCAATTACAAATACATCCACGAGATCAAACGGGAGAGCAAGCGCTGTAAAAAGATCGTCCAGGATCTGCTGAGCTACGCCCGAACGCCCAAACCGACCCTGGAAGAGACGGACATCAACGACCTGCTCACCCAGATCACCGATTTTGCCGCCAATCACACGGACATGCACCATGTTTCCGTCGTCCGCGATTTTGCCAGGGATCTACCCCGCATACCTGTCGACGGCGATCAGATGCGGCAGGTAGCCATCAATCTCATCCTCAATGCTGGCCCGGCCATGGCCGAAGGCGGACAGTTGGTCGTCGGCACCCGGATGGGGGATGACGGCTATCTTCACCTCTCCTTCCGTGACAATGGCTGCGGCATCCCCCCCGAAAATGTGGAGAAGATCTTTGAACCGTTCTTTACCACAAAGGCACGCGGCACAGGCCTTGGCCTCGCCATCACCAAGCAGATCATCGAGCAGCACCATGGCAAGATCACCCTTGAAAGCACGGTTGGCGAAGGAACCACCGTCACTGTCCTGCTGCCCGTGACCCAAGAGGAAAACTCCTATGGCTTCTAA